In Plasmodium vivax chromosome 14, whole genome shotgun sequence, the genomic window tcccccacttCGTGTGGTTCCCCCTCCGCAGCGCCCTCGCCCGCGCCCGCATCTGCACCCGCATCTGCACCCGACGGAAGAACCCCCCGTAGGCCTTTCTCGCCAGCACCCTCTGCAGACGCCCGACGTTGTAGCCCAGGCTCCGCTTCACCCCCATAACGGTCTTGAATATTAAATACACCTTAAACATATAGTCGCAGGCCTTCTCCTTCATCCGTTTCTTCTTTTGCAAGTAGGTCCTATAGTGGGTGTTCAGCCAGTTGTGTATCTGCACCACCCACACGGACCTCCTAAAGCGCCTGGTGTTTATCTCTTtcaggattttttttttcctctcttccATTAAGGGGAGATGATGCCTCCCCATCTGATGGAGGTGATCCCCATACAAGTACCCATGCACCTCTGTGTACACACCTGACcccataaaaatataatttttgccGACCTTAAAACTGTTGGCCTCATCAAACAGCCGCATGAAGTAGTAGGCAATGTCATCATCCCTACAATGCTGCAACTCCTTCGGGACGTCTCTCCTGCATCTGTTTAGGAACTCTCCCTTGAGCACCTTATGGGACAGCCCCCTATTTACGATCTTCACCATCTCAATCGCCCCGCACTGCTTCAGCTGAGTGTAGATGAGTCTCCTCTTCAAGTTGTCTCTCCTCATTTGTTCGTTCGGCAGAATGCACCTAATGTAGTGTAGGTCCGTCTCCTTCATATTAGAAAATAGCTTATCGAGCTccttaatatattttttgctgaCGCTCAGGATGTTCTTGTTGCAGGTGGGGGGACTACTCTCCTGGGTGGGCACTCCCCTTGCGGAGGCCAGAAAATAATTCGCGTCTCCCCGAAGGGGGGATGCGGTTGCCTCCGTCGAGCAGCCACCCACCACCGCGGAGCCGCCACTCACCTCCATcgtgccgcccccccccaccgtcgcttcccccccgaggAACCAATTGCCCGAGCGGGCGATCAACTCCCCTATCTCCGCCTCCACCCTGTCGCTGTTCTTCCCGATCCAGCCGCTGACCGTGTAGGCCACGCACCCCGCGTAGTGCCTCACAAAGAAGACGTTCCTCCTCACGCCGTGCCTCCTATCTGTGTAGGAGCCGTCCCTGCTGCTGACGAACCCGTACGTGCCCTTTTCCAGGTAGCTCCTCTCACTCTGTAGAAGGTAGGAAAAGAAGTCCTCATCCACTTTCTTCTGCCCACAGCTATTCAGCTTCGTTATATCATCTAgacttaaaaataatttttccacAAAAAGGATCGTGTCTTTGTAGTTTGGAATGGGGACTTCCCTCCAGAGGATATTTTCCTCCCTATGAAtgagcttctccttctccactTCGTTGAGGATGTAATAATTGTTTAATTTCTCATTCGCCAGATTGATGCATAGCTGCTCAAAGTCGTTGGAAGCTAGCTCCTCGAACCCGTATAGGTCCAGAATCGAAATGGTGTGGTTGCTCCTTACCTGTGCAGACTCGTTCATGACCTCTTCGCTCTCTTCCCCGGAGAGATGCGTCCTATTAATATCACCCACAAGTTtgcaaaacaaatttttgtaaatcacCTTTATCAAACTGTGGAGAGTGTTCATCGCGTTGTCTCTGCTTCGTTGCGTCCTGATCCTCTCCCCCGAGACGTGGATGCTCTTGAAGCGGATCGTGCTCTGTAGCTCGGCGAGGGGCAGCCCCAAACAGGAGCACGCGTTTTGGTAGCTGTCCGCATTGGGGCTCCCCCCCAAATTGGACTCCTCACCGCCCACTCCCTCTTCTTCACCCGCTCCCTCTTCTTGGCCCTCCCCACCCGGATCAATCTCCCCCAAGTGAATAACCCCGGCGACCACATCCACAAACTGGCTTATCCTCCCCTCGTCGTACTGTATGTACCGCAGACCATCCATCAAGTGGTGAAAGTTCTTCTGGTCCTTCCGCTCCTCCTCAAGGGCAGATTCACCAGTTGGGATATCCTCCCCATGGTCAGCACACCGGAGGAGCCTATACCGATGGACATCTCTCACCAGCCCCCTCTGACTCAACTCTGCATCTGTCAACCCCCTAACGATTTCGTAGAAAACGTGAAagttcctttcccccttgtTGTGTCTAATGCACCGGTTGATTTCCAGCAGGAGGATTCTAATCTTCATGTTGGTGAAGCAGTGATTGAAAATGGTTTCGTctgtcctcctcctcctctcctCGAAGAGCAGCTCGTTGATGCGTCCGCACctgctgctgttgttgtTCTTGATCGTCTTGGCGTTACTCATGGCCTCAATTATGCTGTTGATGTATATTAGCTTGTCAATCCGCTGCCCGGTTGCGTCTCCTCCCGCCGCTGCTGCAGCCACccccgcttcccctccttctgCCGCTGCTTCCGCTGCTGCAGCCACCCCACTCCTGTGGAAGAACATGTAGTGGAAGTACTTGAACAGAATTTTGCAGTTTTCCGTTTTGCCACTGCCGCTGTGCCCCGAGACGACGATggtttgccgcttccccttcagCACCATATTTTTGTAGGCCAAGTTCCCGATGTCGTAGATGTGCGCTCCGCTGCTGCCGCTTTCGCTTCCCCTGCCGCTTCCCTTGCCAAACTTGCTGAGGTACCGGTGCATGCTCTCCTCCCCGTAGAGCCCCGGGATTTGCTTGTACGGGTTTATGGCCAAGAGGAGGGACGCGTGGAAGGTGTAGATCTTATTCTTCGCATATCTGTTTTGTAAATTCTCTATCACGTTGGGTTCATTCAGTTGGATGATGTCGATGTTGTTTTCGCTGTCCAGCTGGATGTGCTCCTTCAGGCACGGGGTGACCTTCTCCGTGGGGACATTTTCCAGGGTCTCTCCTTTTCCTGtagagcggcaaagggggaggaggtgcAGGAGGTTGAGGAGGTGGAGTAGGTGCAGGTGTAGGAGCAGGTGCAGGAGCTGGAGTAGGTGCAGGAGGTGGAGTAGGTGCAGGTGTAGGAGCAGGTGTAGGAGCAGGTGCAGGAGCTGGAGTAGGTACAGGTGGAGGGTCAGCATGGATAGCTCCCCCCACTCGTAGTCACCCCCCGCGCCAAGCATGCGCGCAACTGCGACGGCGCAACTGGGACGGCGCAACTGGGACGGCGCAACTGAGACGGCGCCGCAGCTGTGGCCTAACTCTTAAGGGTGTAGGTCTTCCCTGACGGGCTGAACCCGCACACCTCCATCTTCTTGTACATGTCGTTGTAGAAGCACCACACATGCTTGTCCGAGTGAAACTTCATCTCCACGTCCTTCCTTTCAGAAGATTCTTCTCCTTTCGGTGCGCCTGCCCCGCTCGTCGGTCCCTCCCCCGCATTGGATACGTTCGAATAGTAAAACGTTTCATTGCTCTTGAGCTGTAGAGACGCCATCTTCAGTTTTGaggcagctttttttttccacctcaaTGGGGTTGGGGATAATCTGCACTTATGTGATTCCCCGAGAGTTGGAGTGACCCCCTGAAATGGTAAGCAGTTTGAAAGGGACTCTTCGGAAGGGTACAgtgcacatgtatatgtgtgtgcatacgtTTCTGCCTACGCGTCTGCCGCCTCTACTACCTTCTCCACGCTAACTGTAGCCACGGAACGGGTTACGTGAGGACGTCTTTTCTGGGAGACAAACTGAGGGTAACAATCTTTGACCGCTCACCCGTTCGATTGTatctcctttgggggggctCGTCAAATGGGCCAAGCTCCCCTGCACACCAGCTGTCAGAAGAAACGGAAAAGGCTCCTACTTGTAAGTGCCAACGGGAtggccaaaaagggggccacaCTTCGTCACCCCTCCAGATGAACACAACGCCCACTGATCTTAAGGTGCACTTTGCGTAACTTCGTAAATACTATGATGGATGTCTCCCCCACCCCTTATGTCACTTCGTACGTGCGAGttgatcctttttttgtttttttttttttttgcctctccgtTAGTGAGAAACGCGCGCGGTAAGTAGTAGCAACTGTGAGAAATATGCCCTCGTCTGCATtagcacaaatgggggtgtCTTCAAACATACGCCCATGTGGATCGtcaacggggggggaaaaaacgcagaATTAGTCGTAGCTTCTCACGTTAACGCTAAGTtgacttccttttcttcctttgtGTGTTCTCCCaatttcccccttgtgcATATCTCGTGTGACACGCTAACTTGGCGCGCTTTGTGATTTTCCGTTTGGCAGCCGTCAGTTGGACTCCCTCAGGGGGCAGCGTCAGCACAGTGGAGCACCCCAGCGGGAGGGAACAAACAGCAAAAGAGGCAaagaagacaaaaaaaacatactaCGTACACTACGCATACCACGCTAACCGCTCACACCGCGCAGAACTACAAAATGGCAACGCTGCAGTGTCGGTCCTGGGTTGTACATTCAGCAACGCGGAACGCCccagggggaaggaaaaatatgttCGCTTAGACATTTACACATACGCACGCGTGGCCAACCCTGCCGctgcttttttgcttcaccaAATGGGCCACTCTTTCCACACAGATTTGTACACATGTTTGCGCGGTTACCATTGCACACCGTGTTGCGAATTTTTGTgccatgaaaaaaaaaaaaaaaaatgtgctgcatatgttgctttttttatgaacagtcaggtaaaaaggggataaaaaTAGCTATTTTTGCCGCTAATTTTCCGCTAATTTGCCTGAccgttcataaaaaaaaaataaataaagtaaaataaaaaaaaaaataaaatagctgTCGAACGGAAAGGCGGCCCACTGCCCCCACCAAAGGAGAACACATAAATGGAGGGAGAAACAAAGTGCTAATTCTTTCGGCAGTGATAAATTCTATCTTCAGTGAacttaatatttttccttatccTTTCCACATCTTCCAAGTTGGAAGGGTCGTTCGTGTCCTGCGAAAAGGGCATATGGAGTGttacccccccaaaaaaaaaaacaacccgCACATGAGTAATTTGTCTACTTCACGCGTACACATTTGGGGTGCCGGGGATCCCCCCTTTGTTGGCTAATTCGTAAGTGCGTTTTGTTTCTCTCTATGTTTTGCGGAGAGAAGCTCAAGTTGGGGGGAGCGGAACAACCGTGGTTGGCTACCTTCATTTCGGACAGCTCCTGTTTGTACTTGGACAACCTGTCTTCCAAAATGGATAGCTTCATGCTTCCCCGATTCTGCGGAGTTGCGCACGTGTTTGGGGGAGAGAGTTCACATGAGTAGGTTTTAACACGGGagagaaatgaaaagggtAAGTACTTTCGGACGCGAGGGGGATACTTACTTGAGCGCCTTCCCCCTCTGACGGCTTCGCGAGTTTAAAGTTTCGCTCAACGGGGTTTCCTGAAATGGCACACGGAGAAGATGTGTAAGGAGGTGTCCTATGTGGGTGCACTTTTCGCTGCCGCTTTCGCTGCCGCTTTCGCTGCCACTTTCGCTGCGCTTTGGTGGCTGCTCCATTCCAGACGGGGGCAACCTGTGCGGGTGGGGGGTGCATCTTCAGCCTGGGGGCGGGGAAACGGAGCGACGGTGTGTTGGCGCCTCAGCACAGAAGAGCTGCAGCGGAGGGGCGTTATCGCGCCAGGCAAACGAGGCATCCCCCCGCGTAATGCACACATTGAAGCTgtccttccttcttctttttttgtaccaCTTGGCGCAATGCAAAGGGTGCcatttctttccccttctccgAGGAGACGTAAGCTATTTCGTCCCGCGCGCATTCAATTTTGAGCATCTTCCTcttggagagaaaaaaggaattgttCATGGACACCTCCACGTGCTGATCCCACGGATAGCTGTTGTAAAAGCGGCACACATTCACCTCATCTTCGATtaagtttttattaaattgcTCCACTTGTTCATTTTCGTGGTATATCATTTCGCCTATATTGGTAATATTTTGTGGCTTGTATTGGTACTCTTCTTCCGTTTCTTTCATTTGTTTCCTTTCCTGtgagaggggggaggggtttCCGCTGGATGGATGAACACCTTCGAACGGACATTTGGATGGAGGGAAAATGGGGAGGGAACAGACGCTGCGGGATTACCTTTCTGATGGCACAGATAACTCCTCTGTAGGTGCTTTGGATGTCCTCAAAGAGGCTTCGTTCTTCCTTCAGCAGATATAAGCTCTGCGGAGGGGGGCAGAAGTGCAGATACATTATGGGCTCATTTTCAGGCCATTTGAAAAGCGGTATGAAAGTTGTGCATAAAATGGCGCAGAAAACGTCGGGGCAGCTTCGGCGGAGATTCTGCAGATTtcgctccccctttgggggatCTTTACTTCTCGAGCGGCTTACCTCCTTCTGAAGGGGGTCCCCGCGATTCACGAAGTGCTTGTAGATGTGATTCCTTCTGTACGTCACGACTTCTTCGTCCTGCCATGCATCATCATCATTAGGGAGGTGGGGAAAGGCTTAACTCGTCCTTTCTTTggagcacacacacatgcgcgcGCCTTTCCGCGCGGCGAGTACCTCCTCCGTGTCCGGGTTGTGCCAAATGCACTTTTCGTAAACCTCGAAAGCGTTGCTTATCTCGTTGCTGTTGTTGTAGTACGCCAGGAGAATCTTCCTCTCTGGGATGAGGAAGGTCTTCTTTTTGAGCCCGTTCTGCCGGCGCTGCAGTGAAGGGGTGGAGGAATGCACACAGCGCATGTGGGTGTTCATCTGGTGCGCGTGACTGCCCATGTGATCGTCCGCGTGACTGCCCATGTGATCGTCCGCGTGACTGCCCCTGCTGGGGCGCCCGCATTCAGCCACTCCTCTAACCTCGTCTTTATACTTGACAGTCATCTTAGTCACGTAGTACTCCTTCCCGTCGAACATCTGCCAGGGGAGGGGTAACGAACGGGGACATCGTGTCTTATCCGCGCCCATTCTTccacacacaggggggggagcttcTCTGTCTAGAATTAGAACCACCCAAAACTGAAGCTACCAACACCGACCTGCAACTTGTAAGCCGTCTCCACGCTCGGCGAAAGGGACAGCGACCGGTACGTCACTCTGGGGTGGCGGCGGGAaggcggcaaaaaaaggaaaatttattGGAAAGAGCATGCATTGCAAGGAGCATGTATTGCAAGGAACATCTCCCGAAGGAACATCTCCCGGGAGGAACATCTCCGGGGAGCTGCCCCGTCGGAGAGCCCCCATAAACGACGCAGACGGGGGAGCACCTACTGGTCGTTCCGGTTGGAAAAATACTCCAAAAGTTTTGAGTCCTTTATCTGTGGTGCGCGGGCAGGACGGCGCGGTTTGGGGGGGCGCACAGGGGAGCAGATGGGAGCAGAGGGGAGAAGAGGGTCATCATCGTCACCATTAACATCGCCACcatcctgctgctgctccccttGGCAACACCGCTCATGGCCACTCATCAGGCGATTTGCTTCATCCTGTTAACCTCTAGGTAGTGGACCAGTCCGTCGGGTCTGAAGCGACacaaggggaagggggggtcCTTGAGGGGGCAATCGGTGTGCATTTTGGAGGCGTTTTCGCGGTAGCCACGAGGGTGCTTACCTATTTGGGTAAAAGGAGAAGTGGGAGTAGAATCCTAtgctctgcagggggggagagaagtaTCAACAGGGGGGtatccaaatgggggggcaCTCACACCGCTCCCTCTCGCACAGCTTTCCAtttgcctcttctttttttccttggaGACGCTCCCACTCGCGTACCTCCCTGAGCGCCCTCAAAAAGTGGCTTCCACAACGGTCGTAGTATTCAACGGTTTTGAATTTCTGGGGGAAGTACAGTTTGGCCTTTTTCCCGtctctgcaggggggagggagaagtaGCGCCAAAGAGTAGCTCTACCACGGAATAGGCTCTTTCGTGGGATGGCAACTTCTGGAGGGGCCCACAGTGGGGAGTCGCCTCACCTTCTGTGCTTGAAAAGACAACAGATTGATTCTACGTTGGTGTAGAATTTGTTCCCATAGTGCGTGTGCATCTCGGTGAGTCCGTCGTGCTGCAACGGGGGGAAGGGCCCACTGTGGAGAGGTTCGCCGGCATCGCTTCATCAGCACCACTTCATCGGCACCGCCTCATCACCACCGTGGCGGCGCGGCGCGCGCACCTGCAGGAAGTCCCCGTACTGGTCCCTCTTACAGTTCTTGTAAAACGTCGTGTTGCTGCCTGGGGGGGGTAGGTACGCATGTTCCTCGTGAGCAGCCGAGTCTACTTCgcccctcggggggggagttAAAGCCACTGTAGAGGCAGAGGGAGAGGGAGGGAGTACCTTGCGGGAACTTCAGAAGAAACCTGTCTTTTCTAATTCTGTAGAGCCGATTCTCCACAATGGGGGTCAGTGCCTTCCAGGTGGGAAGAGAGCGGGCGCCAGCAGGTGCGCGGCATAGCCACATGGGTACGTCTACCACTACGTCTACACACATGGGCATGCCCCTACGTATCAGCACACCCCACCGGTGGCAGACCCCCCTTCGTGGACGACCCCCTCCACCTACCTTAGCCCTGATCTGGTTGTAGAAGGCCGGAACGAAGTACTCCTTGTTTTGCAGCTCCGAAACTAACGTGGCGACTTCCTCCGTCCTGCGGATGTTTACCTGGTTGATCGGGGGGAAGGAGAGGGGCAATCACCAATAGGGGAGAGAGGCCCACTCTGGCCGTGCCGCCTCATCTGCTTGGGTGCGCTCCTCTTGGCCGCCCCTACGTAAATGTTCTTCTCGTTCCACAGGTAAAATATGGACCTATAGGGGCAGTCGTCCACGTCGTATTCTTTGCCTGCGGGGTGGGGGAGTGAATCGGCAGAGGTAGCAAATCGGCAGGGGGAGCGCCAACAGGTTGATCCCCTGGTCGTGGCAGGATCCACACTGGGACCCTTTCCCTATGCGGGTTCTCGCCCAAGGAGAGGACCAACCTGAACCCATTTCTACGAACAcatctttttttacatctaggcttttttttatgagtatCCACATGTGAAGGTAGAGGTCCATCTCCTCACTCGGCCCGTCGTCTTCGAATTTGCGCTCCCCTGCCTGGCGCGGTGTTCGCGTGAGAAGCGGCGGGGGGCAAATCGGTAGGCAAATTGATAGGCACACTGGTAGGCTCAGGGGAGAGGCCGATCTGCTCCCCCTTCACCCCTTCGCCCCTCCGCAGAGGGCCCCCTCTTAGTACCGCTCTCACGCCCATGTTCATGGCTTTCCAATActtggccttcttcccctttatgTCTAATACTTCCGCTGCATCTTCCTGCGTAGATCGTGGGGGGTGCACCTCGTGTGatgcttcttcacttttttttcttttcctttcgaGCCGACTAGGAAGAGGTAGCAACAGAGGGGTTACCTTCTTCCCCTCGGACTTCTCCCAATCTTTGAAATTAAATTCGCAgaggttttttttctgttggcgggggggggggagaagtttGTGGATGGGAgttgcctgaacgggtcagggcCAGGAGAATTGGGGGGGATCCCCCACGTGCGCATTGCCCTGTTTGTGGCAGGTCTTTCCGCACATCAGTCCGCCCATCAATCGGTTCATCAATCAGTCCGCCCATCCACGcttcctctcttttttttttttttttttttttttcctccattaCGTCGTCCTTCGCGCAAATGGAGAAGGGGGCCTCGCCGCACACAACGTACGCATCGTAGTTCTTTGctgccagggggggaaaaaaaaaaaaaaaaaaaaggatgggGGGAGTTGGGCCGCTGCAGGGGAAGGAGTTGCCTGCGTCTCTATGCAGATTTGTCCGTCTCTCCTCTTCATGCTTATCGCGCCTCTCCCCTCTTGGCAACGTCGCTCCCCTTCGCTTACTTCTGAGGGAGGACACCACTATTGTGCACAAGTCCGCGCAGTCGGCGATCTGCAGTTGGGTTGAAGAGTTGACACGTTGCGCTTGTGCTTTCCGTGTGCTTATGCTTTTCCTATGCTTTCCGTGTACTTTCCTCATGCCGAGTGGAACCCGGGAGGACTCCCCCGAAGGACACGGCCTacgaggggggagggaccCTCCTCATGGGAGGCAAGACAAACCTTCCAGTCGAACACCAGCGCCACGTTGGGAAGCAGcagcgtttttattttctttttcaacaCCACTTCGAAGGTGAAGTAGCTCCTGATCAGGGTGCATATTTCTTTGTAGTTGTTTCCTTtgctgcgagggggggggcggcaccGTTGGCTGGATATACTGCACCGTTAGCGGCTCTACTGCACCGTTGGCAAGATGTACTGCACCGTTAGCGGCTCTACTGCACCGTTGGCAAGATATACTTAACCGCTGGCCGCTTCAATACACCTCTAGCCGCTTCAATGCACCGCTAGCGCTCCACTGCACCGCTGACCGCCTTActcgaaggggaaaaacacttGGATTATGGAGGAGCATATGTTCCTACGCTCCCCATATTCATCGATGAAGAACTCGCAGAAGTGCGCGTCGTATTTCGCTGCAAGCTGCGCGGGGCAGGTGCAACCGAGCAGGGGTGAGCGTTTAATCGGTGggcagagggggagaagtacAAGGAGAGGCGCGCACAGTGACTGCGGAAGCACAGGGAGACGCGCACAGTGACTGCGGAAGCACAGGGAGACGCGCACAGTGACTACGGAAGCACAGggaaacacacacacacagatgCACTGTGACTGCGGAAGCCCTGGCAGTCGTCGCGCGGAGACTAAACCTGAAGCCGGAGCTCCTTCAGGTAGGTTAGCAGGACACTCTCTTTGCTGCAGGGAAGCAGGCTGGCGTGGTCCTTGGCAATTCTCTCCCTGTTGTTCCTAAGGTACTTTTCACAGGAAAGGGATGGCGACGTGGCGGAAGGGCAGACTCACAGGGTTGAGCAGTCACCGAATGGAGGAGCAGAACCATCGCAGTGCATGCATGTGCTCTTGGGTTCTACTCCACTGAGTTGCAGTAGATCctaatttaattttgttttttttttgcttctctgCAGAGCTGCCTATATTTTGGGTGCCACCATTACGTCTAAGCATCGCTTGAGTTTGTtcttgtttttcatttttccggCTGGGGGGGGTAGAAGCGGGGATGGCGAGGGGGGCAAGGACGGCAAGGACGACGGGGATGGCCAGGACAGTGACTAGGACTACAACGATCGGGGGAGCCACTATTCCGCTACTTCACTATTCCACCGTTTCACTGCTCCACTGCGCGACTAGCATCCGCTTGCACATCTACGTGCTGCTCGAAAGGGGGCGCATCACCAGGTCAAGTCATTTACATACGCATGCACACACTCGTCAAGGTAGGGATAGAAGCAcagcgagaaaaaaaaaaaaaaaaaaaaaaaaagctagagGAATCGAAGCAATGTTTAAGTAGCAAAGTGTGGTGAACTTCTTTAAGACTCAaagggggattttttttttttttttaaatagtaaAACATGGCATACCTTTGTTACCGTATGGTATGGCTTCCTAAGTAGCCAACCTTTCGGGGGGTGGAGGGAAAGAAGCTgcccagtttttttttggcccccaATTGACGCGCTAATTTTGTAATTACTCAGCGGAGGAAGTTACGCATAACGTTAGCtgctttgtaaaaaaaaaaaaaaaaaagatccacaagaaatgaagaaaaatgattaaaCTGTGGCCTCTCCGTAACTGCATCATTTGAAAAGCGCTTTGGAGAATTTACAAAAGGGACTGCCCGCCTGGCTTGCGGATTTGCTGCATCACACCGGACAGTGCACATTTGGCGCCCACTCAGCACCGCTGTTCCACGCTGCTCCACGCTGCTCCATGCAGCTCGCCGCTACTATCGCTACTCATCGCTACTCCCCGCTACTCCCCGCgcgcaaaaatgaggaagagaaaaataaaggagaaaTACATACGGGCCCTGTTCACCACAGTAGAGGAGCAAGAAGCCCAGCAGCTTCGCCAAAACGGCCATCACGATTTCAACTCATTCGCCACGCAAGATGTGTACCTCTTGAATGAGAAGTACTACCGAGTGAAGAGCGAAGATGGCGCCGGCATGCGCAAGACGTTGCTGCGGTGTTTGTATAAACACAACTTTTACGTGCCCAAGAAGATAAGGTACGATGAGGGGTGCGCAGGTGGAGGTCTGCACGCGCGACGCGGTTAACCTTTGCGAAATGGCCGCAGTTAACCGTTTTACGATCGCCACACTTAACCATTGTACGCTTTCCCCACTTAACCGCTGTACGCTCGCCACACTTAACCATTGTACGCTTTCCCCACTTAACCGCTGTACGCTCGCcccccttctcctccccaCAGAAGAATCATCTTCAAAAAATTCCTCCTGCAAAATGAAACCGCAGACGTCCACAACTTCAACTACGACGTGTACCTCTTACTGTCTTATTTGAAGAACCCCAACGTGCACGAGGCGACGCAGGTAAGTTGCCGCCCACCACATCGGCTCCGCCGTCTACGCAGACCGCGTCGTGGTTTGCGGGACTGTTCCATTGCATAATGAGCGACTGTCCCTTTGCGCAGTAAGCGACTGTCCCTTTGCGCAGTAAGCGACTGCTCCTTTGCGCAGTAAGCGACTGTCCCTTTGCGCAGTAAGCGACTGCTCCTTTGCGCAGTAAGCGACTGCTCCTTTGCATAATGAACGACTACGCCCCATTTTATCGCCGCCCAAATACCCCCACCTCATCACGTCTATGCTAACAGAAAATCATCGACTTGGACGTATTCCGGACGCgcataaataaagaaaacgaaaagaccATTTACTtctttaacctttttttaaattacgcCTGCAA contains:
- a CDS encoding myosin D, putative (encoded by transcript PVX_124120A), whose amino-acid sequence is MASLQLKSNETFYYSNVSNAGEGPTSGAGAPKGEESSERKDVEMKFHSDKHVWCFYNDMYKKMEVCGFSPSGKTYTLKRKGETLENVPTEKVTPCLKEHIQLDSENNIDIIQLNEPNVIENLQNRYAKNKIYTFHASLLLAINPYKQIPGLYGEESMHRYLSKFGKGSGRGSESGSSGAHIYDIGNLAYKNMVLKGKRQTIVVSGHSGSGKTENCKILFKYFHYMFFHRSGVAAAAEAAAEGGEAGVAAAAAGGDATGQRIDKLIYINSIIEAMSNAKTIKNNNSSRCGRINELLFEERRRRTDETIFNHCFTNMKIRILLLEINRCIRHNKGERNFHVFYEIVRGLTDAELSQRGLVRDVHRYRLLRCADHGEDIPTGESALEEERKDQKNFHHLMDGLRYIQYDEGRISQFVDVVAGVIHLGEIDPGGEGQEEGAGEEEGVGGEESNLGGSPNADSYQNACSCLGLPLAELQSTIRFKSIHVSGERIRTQRSRDNAMNTLHSLIKVIYKNLFCKLVGDINRTHLSGEESEEVMNESAQVRSNHTISILDLYGFEELASNDFEQLCINLANEKLNNYYILNEVEKEKLIHREENILWREVPIPNYKDTILFVEKLFLSLDDITKLNSCGQKKVDEDFFSYLLQSERSYLEKGTYGFVSSRDGSYTDRRHGVRRNVFFVRHYAGCVAYTVSGWIGKNSDRVEAEIGELIARSGNWFLGGEATVGGGGTMEVSGGSAVVGGCSTEATASPLRGDANYFLASARGVPTQESSPPTCNKNILSVSKKYIKELDKLFSNMKETDLHYIRCILPNEQMRRDNLKRRLIYTQLKQCGAIEMVKIVNRGLSHKVLKGEFLNRCRRDVPKELQHCRDDDIAYYFMRLFDEANSFKVGKNYIFMGSGVYTEVHGYLYGDHLHQMGRHHLPLMEERKKKILKEINTRRFRRSVWVVQIHNWLNTHYRTYLQKKKRMKEKACDYMFKVYLIFKTVMGVKRSLGYNVGRLQRVLARKAYGGFFRRVQMRVQMRARARALRRGNHTKWGKRPKGGTQVGVEEGTKEDAQVGVEEGTKEGTQVGVEEGTKEDAQVGVEEGTKEGTQVGVAGGLVQKGSPPPCDGTTANGLSHTAAEIFVATPDHHHHVYSSIDWVVVFREKQVHLYRVAYAFERVCKQYLPDFGAVTLRKRLLPCGGDPPPAQLGTDTYMPLPIHCIGQHPLYKNIFIAVEGDLSVRIFSYPTLDSIKRFLRRKIHLMKRGSGDIPSTYLPQLHRSRRFGGPSGGASTMGATAGESQPGDLFSEDNLNMFMHMYKDVYVLSSLGKVAGGAEVVDRGTEVVDGGAEVVDRGTEVVDGGAEVVDGGAEVVDGRTARNNPGECALLRRIHKEEYIEQEVCANPSFKILKVAFLPTSLSHFVCLSYEQRGREHYLLVTLVNCCSKPTYNYTTKIRITSVIESAQFWKFLLQTGGDSLAGATEPVAVGRRCPGDQNEEKKKHVESYLSTLQISPISNSLVVIHGACLLSLVQIHHYSLGSSDVCLREYERRFLRVAFSLICFEVFSHVCEEHLGRLSPDLKHRLVVDELFGRGEKRSNIEEGSNIEERSNTQICLNGSGDSDTSAHLAGPLDEVKKQPDEATPQEPPRQCSLYAFSPRGEIYLLTNGERGGSSGELFRHGPWGVRKLAVRRRSAGEGAAWEGATGEKATEEGATEEGATEEGATEEGATGEGATGEGATGGLPPPCSYYGVFSMNISHFYKQEYHKSFVTLRPSIQATIRKYARAGREPVTGVSGSSRIRSGINSMSSRMSKSLFPDVCVLREWTGSGFEGVQRECLYYSLRNGGEAMTLCRGEGRPSPPPDST
- a CDS encoding hypothetical protein (encoded by transcript PVX_124125A) — its product is MKLSILEDRLSKYKQELSEMKDTNDPSNLEDVERIRKNIKFTEDRIYHCRKN
- a CDS encoding hypothetical protein, conserved (encoded by transcript PVX_124130A), with product MKNKNKLKRCLDYLRNNRERIAKDHASLLPCSKESVLLTYLKELRLQLAAKYDAHFCEFFIDEYGERRNICSSIIQVFFPFDKGNNYKEICTLIRSYFTFEVVLKKKIKTLLLPNVALVFDWKIADCADLCTIVVSSLRTKNYDAYVVCGEAPFSICAKDDKKNLCEFNFKDWEKSEGKKEDAAEVLDIKGKKAKYWKAMNMGVRAAGERKFEDDGPSEEMDLYLHMWILIKKSLDVKKDVFVEMGSGKEYDVDDCPYRSIFYLWNEKNIYVNIRRTEEVATLVSELQNKEYFVPAFYNQIRAKALTPIVENRLYRIRKDRFLLKFPQGSNTTFYKNCKRDQYGDFLQHDGLTEMHTHYGNKFYTNVESICCLFKHRRDGKKAKLYFPQKFKTVEYYDRCGSHFLRALRESIGFYSHFSFYPNRPDGLVHYLEIKDSKLLEYFSNRNDQVTYRSLSLSPSVETAYKLQMFDGKEYYVTKMTVKYKDERRQNGLKKKTFLIPERKILLAYYNNSNEISNAFEVYEKCIWHNPDTEEDEEVVTYRRNHIYKHFVNRGDPLQKESLYLLKEERSLFEDIQSTYRGVICAIRKERKQMKETEEEYQYKPQNITNIGEMIYHENEQVEQFNKNLIEDEVNVCRFYNSYPWDQHVEVSMNNSFFLSKRKMLKIECARDEIAYVSSEKGKEMAPFALRQVVQKKKKEGQLQCVHYAGGCLVCLAR